One part of the Streptomyces sp. NBC_00286 genome encodes these proteins:
- a CDS encoding alpha/beta hydrolase — translation MPFSTDVQARGIQLLLSGMMTRVHEELRFTDVPKRTEGLQVPTSAGPVNCTVYRPPASTATPAPVYVNFHGGGFVVRRPEQDDHMCRSIAATAGCVVINVDYDVAPQRPYPAPLTQAYDVCAWVADNGTAGGWDGSRLAVGGHSAGANLTAGVCRMARDRGTFTPRLQIIDSAPLDQAADPSTKLSPIAKPLLNPHLIRIFTAAYVPDPAERADPLVSPALADDLAGLPPALVITAEHDRLRDEGDAYAKALEAAGVTVTHRVFTGVDHYFTHTGPVPEAKEAIELMASTLRTALSA, via the coding sequence ATGCCCTTCAGCACCGACGTCCAGGCCAGAGGCATCCAGTTGCTGCTCAGCGGCATGATGACCCGCGTACACGAGGAACTGCGCTTCACGGACGTCCCCAAGCGCACCGAAGGCCTCCAGGTGCCCACGAGCGCCGGACCGGTGAATTGCACGGTGTACCGACCGCCGGCCTCCACCGCCACCCCCGCCCCGGTGTACGTCAACTTCCACGGCGGCGGCTTCGTCGTGCGCCGCCCCGAGCAGGACGACCACATGTGCCGCTCCATCGCGGCCACCGCCGGCTGCGTCGTGATCAACGTGGACTACGACGTCGCCCCGCAGCGGCCGTATCCCGCCCCCCTCACGCAGGCGTACGACGTCTGCGCGTGGGTCGCCGACAACGGCACCGCGGGTGGCTGGGACGGCTCGCGCCTCGCCGTGGGCGGACACAGCGCCGGAGCCAACCTCACCGCCGGGGTGTGCCGCATGGCCCGGGACCGCGGCACCTTCACTCCCCGGCTGCAGATCATCGACTCCGCGCCGCTCGACCAGGCCGCCGACCCGTCCACCAAGCTGTCCCCCATCGCCAAGCCGCTGCTCAACCCCCACCTCATACGGATCTTCACCGCCGCCTACGTCCCGGACCCGGCCGAACGCGCGGATCCCCTCGTCTCGCCCGCGCTGGCCGACGACCTCGCCGGTCTGCCGCCGGCCCTGGTCATCACCGCGGAGCACGACCGCCTGCGCGACGAGGGCGACGCGTACGCCAAGGCTCTGGAGGCCGCGGGTGTCACGGTCACCCACCGCGTCTTCACGGGCGTCGACCACTACTTCACCCACACCGGTCCGGTGCCCGAGGCCAAGGAGGCCATCGAGCTGATGGCGTCCACGCTGCGCACCGCACTCAGCGCCTGA
- a CDS encoding TetR/AcrR family transcriptional regulator, which yields MSSAAGVGGGVPYRRRRRGVLSRAAVVDTGRGIAEQEGLDAVTIRRVAAELGVSPMALYRHVSDKRELVVAMLDDVARQLPRLPEAGESRELLALAFVGLRDHLAASPWAVEALRGGELFGPAVLPYLERVLELLERAGLGEREAVDAYWALWWFTFGHLTNLPATLPAARRERLGLLLRSGAEELPRVRRMADVPLDPGAAGRAFRAGLDALIDGLLPG from the coding sequence ATGTCGAGTGCAGCGGGCGTGGGGGGCGGAGTGCCGTATCGCCGCAGGCGGCGGGGGGTGTTGAGCCGGGCGGCGGTCGTGGACACCGGGCGGGGGATCGCCGAGCAGGAGGGGCTGGACGCGGTCACGATTCGGCGGGTGGCAGCTGAGCTCGGTGTGTCGCCGATGGCGCTGTACCGGCATGTGTCGGACAAGCGTGAGCTGGTCGTCGCGATGCTCGATGACGTGGCTCGGCAGCTTCCGCGTCTGCCAGAGGCCGGGGAGTCCCGGGAGCTGCTGGCGCTTGCCTTTGTCGGTCTGCGTGACCATCTGGCTGCCAGCCCTTGGGCGGTGGAGGCGTTGCGCGGCGGTGAGCTGTTCGGGCCGGCCGTACTGCCGTATCTGGAGCGGGTGTTGGAGCTGCTCGAGCGGGCGGGGCTCGGTGAGCGGGAGGCCGTGGATGCGTACTGGGCGTTGTGGTGGTTCACGTTCGGGCATCTGACCAATCTGCCCGCGACGTTGCCCGCGGCCCGTCGCGAGCGGCTGGGGTTGTTGTTGAGGTCCGGGGCGGAAGAGCTGCCGCGGGTTCGGCGTATGGCTGATGTGCCCTTGGATCCGGGGGCGGCCGGCCGGGCGTTCCGGGCCGGGTTGGACGCGTTGATCGACGGGCTGCTGCCGGGCTGA
- a CDS encoding MFS transporter: MTERSPDADNDKVPTAEAGSSSPDGGSRWLLAMTCLAAVLITLDITVVNVALPQVAADLDAQLGDLQWVVNGYTLMFAALLLPAGSISDRIGRRPVFLVGVAVFTLASLVCGAAPSVGWLIAGRAIQGVGGALVLSTALALIAGAFTGRARQSAIGAFSAAGGADLGVVRAAGGGASARGAGGRTRGGAGSADGRAGADQPDRGCGGDGRGGGRAGPDPRQGPAGGGRTGGAGGRGNCLTAHGRKAGRVPSEGAPARPAALRWLALATSAELVAGCR; this comes from the coding sequence ATGACCGAACGGTCCCCGGACGCGGACAACGACAAGGTTCCGACCGCGGAGGCCGGTTCCTCGTCCCCGGACGGCGGCAGCCGCTGGCTGCTCGCGATGACGTGTCTGGCCGCTGTACTGATCACCCTCGACATCACCGTCGTCAACGTCGCCCTCCCGCAGGTGGCGGCCGACCTCGACGCTCAACTCGGGGATCTGCAGTGGGTGGTGAACGGTTACACGCTGATGTTCGCCGCCCTACTGCTGCCCGCCGGCTCGATATCCGACCGCATCGGCCGCCGGCCGGTGTTCCTGGTCGGCGTGGCGGTGTTCACGCTGGCCTCGCTCGTCTGTGGCGCCGCGCCGAGTGTCGGCTGGCTTATCGCGGGGCGTGCGATCCAGGGCGTCGGTGGCGCGCTGGTGCTGTCCACGGCGCTGGCGCTGATCGCGGGCGCGTTCACCGGCCGGGCGCGGCAGTCGGCGATCGGCGCGTTCTCCGCCGCGGGCGGCGCGGACCTCGGGGTAGTTCGAGCAGCTGGCGGAGGGGCTTCCGCCCGCGGCGCGGGAGGGCGTACTCGAGGCGGCGCGGGGAGCGCTGACGGACGGGCTGGCGCAGATCAGCCTGATCGCGGGTGTGGTGGCGATGGTCGGGGCGGTGGTCGCGCTGGTCCTGATCCGCGGCAAGGACCGGCTGGCGGTGGCCGTACCGGAGGAGCAGGAGGCCGAGGCAACTGCCTGACGGCTCACGGCAGGAAGGCGGGCCGTGTCCCTTCCGAGGGCGCGCCCGCGCGGCCCGCCGCGCTTCGGTGGCTGGCGCTGGCGACCAGCGCCGAGCTCGTCGCTGGTTGCCGCTGA